In Paraburkholderia sp. PGU19, a single window of DNA contains:
- a CDS encoding EthD domain-containing protein, translating into MIKRMTLLSRKEGTSTSDFRAYWSGCHAQLALCMKGITNYTQNRVAKTLWRSSDDPACFDVDGVVELCFENDEVMAEAQRSPVGSQYIPEDEPNFLRGWTLCVVDHEDEPREHPGVKVLIAAALNADVSRMDFKTAILEANETQSPRALVSFNWTKKSAKRERLWAEPVPPTALVALWFKDIAQAHEAFGADNSFVRKLDGLTNRAAAYLVDPLVVR; encoded by the coding sequence ATGATTAAGCGTATGACCTTGCTGTCGCGTAAAGAAGGCACTTCGACAAGCGACTTCCGTGCATATTGGTCCGGCTGTCACGCACAACTCGCGTTGTGCATGAAGGGCATTACGAACTACACACAGAACAGGGTCGCCAAGACTCTCTGGCGCTCATCGGACGACCCAGCATGTTTTGATGTCGACGGAGTCGTCGAGCTGTGCTTCGAGAATGACGAGGTCATGGCCGAGGCACAACGCTCACCTGTGGGAAGCCAGTACATTCCTGAAGATGAGCCAAATTTCCTGCGGGGATGGACACTCTGCGTGGTGGACCACGAGGATGAACCGAGAGAACATCCCGGCGTGAAAGTGCTCATCGCCGCTGCGCTGAATGCGGATGTTTCGCGGATGGACTTCAAGACAGCAATTCTCGAAGCCAACGAAACCCAGTCTCCCCGCGCTCTGGTGTCGTTCAACTGGACAAAAAAGAGCGCGAAGCGCGAGCGCCTTTGGGCTGAGCCGGTTCCGCCGACGGCGCTTGTTGCACTTTGGTTCAAGGACATCGCACAGGCCCACGAAGCATTTGGTGCCGACAACAGTTTCGTGCGCAAACTCGACGGCCTGACAAATCGCGCGGCAGCATATCTTGTCGACCCACTCGTGGTTCGATAG
- a CDS encoding MFS transporter, translating into MTTRSSVGAVPTPATPPSVGTSDDGLFRKVTLRIIPFLFFCYVIAILDRNNIGFAQLQMKHDLSFTDAAYSLGAVFFFVGYVLFEVPSNMLLHKFGARKTFARIMVLWGACSVMMVAVSTSTQFYVLRFLLGVFEAGFFPGIVFYLTFWFPARRRAGALSIFYAGVAVAGVLGGLVSGGIMRGMDGVHGIHGWQWMLAIEGAPAIVLGVIAYFYLKDKPANATWLGANEKRRLEELLAFEGKPGEHSHSLMDAVRNPYVYLFAFVYFCLTSAILLLLFWMPTMIKEFGITDIVQISLYSAIPNAIGAVGVILIARRSDRRNERKWHFVVCGVIAAVALSLLTAHGIGFTVSMALLTAAAVSVYAAHPIFWSVPATFFRGPNAAASIALVSSIGVSSGTITPYLIGLIKTYTGSMSNAFYFIAVLLAFACVAMAYALRFERAGNPQKA; encoded by the coding sequence ATGACAACGCGAAGTTCAGTCGGCGCAGTCCCGACACCGGCAACTCCCCCCTCTGTCGGTACGTCCGATGACGGTCTCTTCCGCAAGGTGACCCTGCGAATCATCCCGTTCCTTTTCTTCTGTTACGTCATCGCTATTCTCGACAGAAATAACATCGGCTTCGCGCAACTGCAGATGAAGCACGACCTGTCATTCACGGACGCTGCGTACAGTCTGGGTGCGGTGTTTTTCTTCGTGGGTTACGTCCTGTTTGAGGTGCCCAGCAACATGCTCCTTCACAAGTTCGGAGCGAGAAAGACGTTCGCGCGAATCATGGTGCTGTGGGGCGCGTGTTCGGTCATGATGGTGGCTGTCTCAACAAGCACGCAGTTCTACGTTCTGCGTTTTCTGCTTGGTGTGTTTGAAGCCGGGTTCTTTCCGGGCATCGTCTTCTATCTGACCTTCTGGTTTCCGGCGCGCCGTCGCGCAGGTGCACTTTCAATCTTCTATGCGGGCGTTGCTGTGGCTGGCGTGCTTGGCGGACTCGTGTCGGGCGGAATAATGCGCGGCATGGACGGGGTGCACGGAATTCACGGCTGGCAATGGATGCTTGCGATTGAAGGTGCGCCGGCAATCGTGCTCGGGGTCATCGCCTACTTCTATCTGAAGGACAAGCCGGCGAACGCGACGTGGCTTGGCGCCAATGAGAAGCGACGTCTGGAAGAGCTGCTTGCGTTCGAAGGAAAGCCGGGTGAGCACAGCCATTCGCTGATGGACGCAGTTCGCAATCCGTATGTCTATCTGTTCGCCTTCGTGTACTTCTGTCTGACGTCAGCGATTCTTCTGCTTCTCTTCTGGATGCCGACGATGATTAAGGAGTTTGGTATTACCGATATCGTTCAGATTAGTCTGTACTCGGCGATTCCGAATGCAATCGGCGCTGTTGGCGTCATCCTGATTGCTCGTCGCTCCGACCGCCGCAATGAGCGCAAATGGCACTTCGTTGTGTGCGGTGTCATTGCAGCCGTGGCGCTGTCCTTGCTGACCGCGCACGGTATCGGATTCACTGTGTCCATGGCGTTGCTCACGGCCGCGGCGGTGTCTGTATATGCTGCTCACCCAATCTTCTGGTCTGTCCCGGCGACTTTCTTCCGCGGCCCGAATGCTGCTGCGAGCATCGCGCTGGTGAGCAGTATTGGTGTATCGAGCGGGACCATCACGCCGTACCTCATCGGTCTCATCAAGACCTACACGGGAAGCATGAGCAACGCTTTCTACTTCATTGCGGTTCTGCTGGCCTTTGCCTGTGTGGCGATGGCATATGCACTGAGATTCGAGCGCGCCGGCAATCCGCAAAAAGCGTAA
- a CDS encoding MFS transporter, translated as MLWLLSTCCFASMASMRVCDSLLPSLQADFDVTMGHAAQAISAFALAYGVMQLVFGPVGDRFGKIRVIALATLACTAGNLGAALSIHMGHLVAARALSGAAAAGIVPLTMAWIGDKVPYERRQEVLARLLGATVFGMIAGQWLGALLTDAVDWRAPFASLAAICLVAGILVMREDHGSDASDALPRGRFAEVLTISWARTVLLVTFIEGSLAFSALSFIPSYLHTGFDVPMSRAGGVVALYGVGGLLYSRCARRLVGRLGEANLARLGGGCLALSYGGLAILGNWWMAAPCCFLAGFGFYALHNTLQTHATQMAPKMRGTAVSLFSCFLFFGQSLGVACAAWFIDRFSAPQVFICSASGLLVLAFAFSSLVSRQTGHLART; from the coding sequence ATGTTGTGGCTTCTGAGTACATGCTGCTTTGCCAGCATGGCGTCGATGAGGGTATGCGATTCACTGCTTCCGTCTTTGCAGGCTGACTTCGATGTGACGATGGGTCATGCTGCCCAGGCCATTTCGGCGTTTGCTCTCGCGTACGGAGTGATGCAACTTGTGTTCGGTCCCGTCGGCGACCGGTTTGGCAAGATACGCGTAATAGCGCTGGCAACTCTGGCGTGCACCGCGGGCAATCTCGGCGCAGCCCTGTCCATCCATATGGGTCATCTCGTAGCGGCTCGCGCACTATCGGGAGCAGCGGCTGCGGGAATCGTGCCACTAACGATGGCCTGGATTGGTGACAAGGTACCGTACGAGCGGCGACAGGAAGTCCTCGCGCGGCTACTCGGTGCGACGGTCTTCGGGATGATTGCAGGTCAGTGGCTCGGTGCACTACTCACTGATGCGGTCGACTGGCGCGCTCCATTTGCTTCGCTGGCCGCAATTTGCCTCGTCGCCGGCATCCTCGTCATGCGGGAAGACCATGGCTCTGACGCGAGTGATGCATTGCCCCGTGGCCGGTTCGCCGAGGTATTGACGATTTCGTGGGCTCGGACAGTGCTTCTGGTCACCTTCATCGAAGGTTCGCTCGCATTCAGCGCCTTGTCGTTTATCCCGAGCTATCTGCACACCGGATTTGACGTGCCGATGTCGAGAGCTGGGGGCGTCGTGGCGCTATACGGAGTTGGCGGGCTCCTCTACAGCCGCTGTGCGCGTCGACTGGTCGGACGGTTGGGCGAAGCGAATCTCGCAAGACTTGGCGGTGGATGCCTCGCATTGTCATACGGTGGGCTCGCCATTCTAGGCAACTGGTGGATGGCAGCGCCCTGCTGCTTTCTGGCCGGCTTTGGCTTTTACGCGTTGCACAACACCTTGCAGACTCATGCGACGCAGATGGCGCCCAAGATGCGTGGAACCGCAGTTTCGCTATTTTCCTGCTTTCTCTTCTTCGGACAGTCGCTCGGCGTCGCCTGCGCGGCATGGTTCATTGACCGGTTTTCCGCACCGCAGGTCTTTATCTGCAGTGCCTCGGGTCTACTCGTTCTCGCATTCGCGTTCTCCTCGCTGGTTTCCCGTCAGACCGGGCACCTGGCGAGGACATGA
- a CDS encoding IclR family transcriptional regulator has translation MVTKQQAKENPESHDSGARKEQRGIQSMEVGGRFLQYLADAGEPVTLAELSARSGIPTNQVFTYMVSLLRTGLVKRDPVTLRFEPGPLSLRMGLHALRMVPAVRNAMQPSIELATRVEQSVLLAAWGDRGPTVLQSIEPAASLHAGVHVGTVMSLVHSTTGRVFAAHKQAPKLDELVKADMGSQTPEGERLTAAQFDAILADIRKRGLARGEGLPIPGINSISAPVFDNEGEIVLVLTLFGVAANFDVSWKGPLATSLLETTKLLTEKNSGPSVPVV, from the coding sequence ATGGTAACGAAGCAGCAAGCAAAAGAAAATCCGGAAAGTCACGACTCGGGTGCTCGAAAGGAACAGCGGGGCATCCAGAGCATGGAAGTCGGTGGCCGTTTCCTGCAATATCTTGCGGATGCTGGAGAGCCAGTGACGCTCGCGGAACTGAGTGCGCGAAGCGGTATCCCGACGAACCAGGTATTCACGTACATGGTGAGCCTGCTCCGCACCGGTCTGGTTAAACGTGACCCGGTCACCTTGCGCTTTGAACCAGGTCCTTTGTCGCTTCGGATGGGACTGCACGCCCTGCGCATGGTGCCTGCAGTCCGAAACGCGATGCAGCCATCCATCGAGCTTGCAACGCGTGTTGAACAAAGTGTGCTGCTCGCCGCATGGGGAGACCGAGGCCCAACGGTGCTTCAAAGTATTGAACCGGCTGCTTCCTTGCACGCTGGCGTTCACGTAGGCACGGTCATGTCGCTCGTGCACTCCACGACCGGCCGCGTTTTTGCCGCGCACAAACAAGCGCCCAAGCTGGACGAGCTGGTGAAGGCCGACATGGGGTCGCAGACTCCGGAAGGCGAACGTCTTACAGCTGCACAGTTTGATGCCATTCTGGCTGACATTCGAAAACGCGGACTTGCGCGGGGTGAGGGGTTGCCGATTCCAGGCATCAACAGCATCAGCGCGCCGGTTTTTGATAACGAGGGCGAGATTGTTCTGGTGCTGACGTTGTTCGGAGTGGCCGCGAATTTCGATGTCTCGTGGAAAGGACCCTTGGCTACCAGTCTTCTCGAGACCACCAAACTGTTGACTGAGAAAAATTCCGGCCCGTCTGTACCAGTCGTCTAG
- a CDS encoding IclR family transcriptional regulator: MDTESTEKAQRGIQSVEVGSEILMALTQSESPMPLKEVSHVTGMSPAKLFPYLVSLIKLQLVQRMEPSGDYAPGPLALRLGLYGLQRLNPLREAEADVLALASKTGQSVFLTTWGPNGPVVVRQEDPSYPLHLTLRVGTVMSLVNTATGRLFGAYMPEPLVQKALADEGIRLSGATALKAADRQELFRAYQKIREDGMTRTSGHPLPGVNAIAAPVFLFNGSIALAITLVGPAGTFDTRWDGELASTLRQTTNDLSYRLGYSAAPVGEA, from the coding sequence ATGGACACCGAAAGCACCGAAAAAGCCCAACGGGGAATCCAGTCAGTTGAAGTGGGTAGCGAAATTTTGATGGCGTTGACCCAATCTGAGTCGCCCATGCCACTGAAGGAGGTTTCGCACGTTACGGGAATGTCACCCGCAAAGCTCTTCCCGTACCTGGTAAGCCTCATCAAGCTCCAACTTGTGCAACGGATGGAACCCTCCGGCGATTATGCCCCAGGTCCCCTCGCGCTGCGGCTCGGCTTGTACGGCCTGCAGCGATTGAATCCGCTGCGTGAAGCCGAGGCCGACGTACTGGCTCTCGCATCGAAGACCGGGCAAAGCGTCTTCCTGACGACCTGGGGCCCGAATGGTCCCGTGGTTGTGAGACAGGAAGACCCGTCCTATCCGCTCCACCTGACGCTCCGGGTTGGCACCGTCATGTCGCTCGTAAACACTGCGACGGGACGTCTATTTGGCGCGTATATGCCAGAACCCTTGGTGCAGAAGGCACTGGCAGACGAAGGCATTCGCCTGAGCGGCGCAACTGCCCTGAAAGCAGCAGACAGACAGGAGTTGTTCCGCGCGTACCAGAAGATTCGGGAAGACGGGATGACCCGAACTTCCGGTCACCCGTTGCCAGGAGTGAACGCCATCGCGGCGCCCGTATTCCTGTTCAACGGCTCGATAGCATTGGCAATCACTCTCGTCGGGCCGGCTGGCACGTTTGACACTCGCTGGGACGGCGAACTTGCGTCGACCCTCCGACAGACCACCAACGACCTCTCATATCGATTGGGCTACTCGGCCGCTCCTGTCGGCGAAGCTTAA
- a CDS encoding MBL fold metallo-hydrolase: MATEKKFASHADVEEKKVTFEQLSEHAYAYTAEGDPNTGIIIGDDAVLVADTQATPVMAQDVIRRIREVTDKPIKYVLLTHYHAVRVLGASAYNPEQIIASQDTYDLIVERGEQDMKSEIERFPRLFNAVESVPGLTWPTLTFQKKMTLWMGKLEVQILQLGRGHTKGDTVVWLPQEKTLLSGDLVEYGATPYAGDAYFQDWPATLDAIAALKPEKLVPGRGAALKTPQEVADGLAGTRAFISELYSKVKSGAAEGKDLNAIYKETYSTLKPKFGDWVIFDHCMPFDVTRAHDEATQYPDPRIWTAQRDKEMWETLEG, translated from the coding sequence ATGGCGACAGAAAAGAAGTTTGCTTCCCACGCGGACGTTGAAGAAAAGAAGGTCACGTTCGAACAGCTTTCCGAACATGCCTACGCTTACACCGCAGAAGGCGACCCGAATACCGGCATCATCATCGGGGATGACGCCGTGCTCGTCGCTGATACGCAGGCGACACCTGTGATGGCTCAGGACGTCATTCGTCGCATTCGCGAAGTGACGGACAAGCCCATCAAGTACGTCCTGCTGACCCACTATCACGCGGTCCGTGTGCTCGGCGCGTCGGCGTACAACCCTGAACAAATCATCGCCAGCCAGGACACCTATGACCTCATCGTCGAGCGCGGTGAGCAGGACATGAAGAGCGAGATTGAGCGCTTCCCGCGTCTCTTCAATGCCGTCGAATCCGTGCCGGGCCTGACCTGGCCGACCCTGACCTTCCAAAAAAAGATGACTCTCTGGATGGGCAAGCTCGAAGTTCAGATTCTGCAACTCGGACGCGGACACACGAAGGGCGACACGGTCGTCTGGCTGCCGCAGGAAAAGACGCTCCTGTCGGGCGACCTCGTCGAGTACGGCGCGACACCGTATGCGGGCGATGCGTACTTCCAGGACTGGCCCGCTACGCTCGATGCCATTGCCGCGCTGAAGCCTGAAAAGCTGGTTCCCGGCCGTGGCGCCGCACTCAAGACGCCTCAGGAAGTCGCTGACGGGCTTGCTGGTACGCGCGCCTTCATCAGCGAGCTTTACAGCAAGGTGAAGTCGGGTGCCGCCGAAGGCAAGGACCTCAATGCTATCTACAAAGAGACGTATTCCACGCTCAAGCCCAAATTTGGCGACTGGGTCATCTTCGACCACTGCATGCCCTTCGATGTGACCCGCGCACACGATGAAGCGACGCAATATCCCGACCCGCGTATCTGGACTGCACAGCGCGATAAGGAAATGTGGGAAACGCTCGAAGGCTGA
- the hmgA gene encoding homogentisate 1,2-dioxygenase has translation MKRASAASAHSAHPVGYQSGFGSEFATEALLGALPAGRNSPQRAPYGLYAEQLSGTAFTAPRSHNRRSWLYRVRPAAVHKPFTLLENSKLVGDFSRVPPTPPNQLRWDPLPIPTAPTDFVDGLVTMAGNGSAEAMVGCAIHLYAANQSMLNRFFYSADGELLIVPQAGRLSIATELGLLEVTPQEIAVIPRGVRFRVELPDGEARGYICENFGALFRLPDLGPIGSNGLANPRDFLTPLAAYEVREGNFELVAKLNGNLWRADIGHSPLDVVAWHGNYAPYKYDLRLFNTIGSISFDHPDPSIFLVLQSPSDTPGVDTIDFVIFPPRWLVGEDTFRPPWFHRNVASEFMGLIHGEYDAKAEGFVPGGATLHNCMSGHGPDAGTFEKASVSDTTKPVKVDSTMAFMFETRTLIKPTQFALETSQLQNEYFECWQGLTNRFNPEIQR, from the coding sequence TTGAAGCGCGCGTCGGCGGCGTCGGCACATTCTGCGCATCCGGTTGGCTACCAGTCCGGGTTTGGCAGCGAGTTTGCGACCGAAGCATTACTAGGTGCCCTGCCGGCCGGCCGCAACTCGCCACAGCGCGCACCGTATGGGCTGTACGCCGAGCAGCTCTCAGGTACAGCGTTCACGGCACCGCGCTCTCACAATCGACGTTCCTGGCTGTATCGAGTACGTCCTGCCGCTGTCCACAAGCCGTTTACGCTTTTGGAGAACAGCAAGCTTGTCGGTGACTTCTCTCGCGTCCCGCCTACTCCGCCTAACCAGCTGCGTTGGGACCCGTTGCCCATTCCCACGGCACCGACCGATTTCGTCGATGGTCTCGTGACGATGGCGGGAAACGGCTCAGCCGAAGCGATGGTCGGGTGCGCCATTCATCTGTACGCGGCCAATCAGTCGATGTTGAACCGCTTCTTCTATAGCGCTGACGGCGAACTCCTGATTGTCCCTCAGGCCGGCAGGTTGAGCATCGCGACGGAGCTGGGCTTGCTCGAAGTCACTCCACAAGAGATCGCAGTCATTCCGCGCGGTGTCCGCTTCCGCGTCGAATTGCCGGACGGCGAAGCTCGCGGCTATATCTGTGAAAACTTCGGCGCCCTCTTCCGCCTTCCCGACCTCGGCCCTATCGGTTCGAATGGTCTTGCCAATCCCCGCGACTTCTTGACCCCGCTCGCCGCTTATGAGGTGCGCGAGGGAAACTTCGAGCTTGTTGCCAAGCTCAACGGCAATCTGTGGCGCGCGGATATAGGCCATTCGCCCCTGGATGTCGTCGCATGGCACGGGAACTACGCGCCGTACAAGTATGACCTGCGCCTGTTCAACACGATTGGCTCTATCAGCTTCGACCACCCGGACCCATCCATCTTTCTGGTGCTGCAGTCCCCTAGCGACACGCCGGGTGTCGATACCATCGACTTCGTCATCTTCCCGCCGCGATGGCTCGTCGGCGAGGATACCTTTCGTCCGCCATGGTTTCACCGGAACGTCGCAAGCGAGTTTATGGGCCTGATTCACGGCGAGTACGACGCCAAAGCGGAAGGCTTTGTCCCAGGTGGAGCAACCCTGCACAACTGCATGTCGGGTCACGGCCCGGACGCAGGCACGTTCGAGAAAGCATCGGTCTCTGACACCACGAAGCCCGTCAAGGTTGATTCGACGATGGCATTCATGTTTGAGACCCGCACGCTTATCAAGCCCACTCAATTTGCCCTCGAAACGTCACAGCTTCAGAACGAATACTTCGAATGCTGGCAAGGCCTCACGAACAGATTCAACCCGGAAATTCAGCGATGA
- the fahA gene encoding fumarylacetoacetase, translating into MISTTDNADSVAETTRTDLKSWVESANTADTDFPIQNLPFGVFSDAQSSVARVGVAIGDWIVDIAALESARLIAVPYTVVDDDGKPKSVFRKRRLNDFVALGKPVWRSVRSQLSALLSTDTATLRDDRDMRERVMVRQSDAVMHLPFEMPGYTDFYSSREHATNVGCMFRDPENALMPNWLEIPIGYNGRASSVVVSGTPIRRPNGQRKDPSSARPLYGPCGKLDIELETGFFVGIGSTLGSPIPAKNADDHIFGMVLLNDWSARDIQQWEYQPLGPFNSKGFATTISPWVVTMDALTPFRVEQPAQLPEPLEYLRGAANAGVNMNLEVQLKPKFASNPTTIARTNFKHMYWSMAQQLAHHTSSGCNTRVGDLMGSGTISGPKSDSSDDNVGTFGSLLELTWNGKTPLKLEAGEERAFIEDGDELTLRGWCQGDGYRIGFGTCVGTILPALDVVAESNG; encoded by the coding sequence ATGATTTCAACTACCGACAACGCGGACTCAGTAGCTGAGACCACCCGCACAGACCTCAAAAGTTGGGTCGAATCAGCGAACACTGCAGACACTGACTTCCCAATCCAGAATCTCCCGTTCGGCGTCTTCTCCGACGCCCAGTCCAGTGTTGCGCGTGTGGGTGTCGCAATCGGTGACTGGATTGTCGACATTGCTGCGCTCGAGTCCGCCCGCCTGATAGCGGTTCCATATACGGTTGTGGACGACGACGGAAAGCCGAAGAGTGTTTTCCGGAAACGGCGGCTGAACGACTTCGTAGCGTTGGGCAAGCCTGTCTGGCGAAGTGTGCGCAGCCAGCTGTCGGCACTACTTTCGACCGACACGGCAACCTTGCGCGACGACCGTGACATGCGTGAGCGTGTAATGGTCCGACAGTCAGACGCTGTCATGCACCTGCCCTTCGAAATGCCTGGCTACACCGACTTCTACTCGTCACGTGAACATGCCACGAATGTTGGTTGCATGTTCCGTGACCCAGAAAACGCTCTGATGCCAAACTGGCTCGAGATTCCCATCGGGTACAACGGTCGAGCCTCGTCCGTTGTAGTCAGCGGCACACCAATACGCCGCCCGAATGGTCAACGCAAGGACCCAAGTTCTGCTCGCCCGCTGTACGGCCCCTGCGGAAAGCTGGACATCGAACTTGAGACTGGCTTCTTTGTGGGTATCGGCAGTACGCTCGGGAGCCCTATTCCCGCGAAGAACGCCGACGACCACATCTTCGGGATGGTCCTGCTGAACGACTGGAGCGCCCGCGACATCCAGCAATGGGAGTATCAGCCGCTTGGTCCTTTCAACTCAAAGGGTTTCGCCACGACTATCTCGCCGTGGGTGGTGACGATGGACGCGTTGACGCCTTTTCGCGTCGAACAGCCAGCGCAGCTACCGGAACCGCTCGAATATCTACGCGGTGCCGCCAACGCAGGCGTCAACATGAATCTTGAGGTTCAGTTGAAGCCCAAGTTTGCGTCGAATCCGACGACGATTGCCAGAACCAATTTCAAACACATGTATTGGTCGATGGCGCAGCAATTGGCACATCACACATCATCGGGCTGCAATACCCGCGTGGGCGACCTCATGGGCTCCGGAACTATCAGCGGGCCCAAGTCAGATTCGAGCGATGACAACGTCGGGACCTTCGGCAGCCTTCTCGAGTTGACGTGGAACGGAAAGACGCCGCTCAAACTTGAGGCCGGCGAGGAGCGCGCGTTTATTGAAGATGGCGATGAATTGACCCTGCGCGGATGGTGCCAAGGTGATGGCTATCGCATTGGTTTCGGCACGTGCGTCGGGACCATCCTGCCGGCTTTGGATGTCGTTGCGGAGAGCAACGGATGA
- the maiA gene encoding maleylacetoacetate isomerase, translating into MKLYSYFRSSASYRVRIALALKGLPYEYAAVHLLKGGGQQLASVYRELNPDGLVPTLEDGSQTLTQSLAIIEYLDEVYPDPPLLPSTPADRAYARSVALQVTCEIHPVNNLRVIQYMKKRLSISDEQKSEWYQHWIDVGFSSLEQRLSSERRVGDFVFGSTPTIADLCLVPQVWNARRFEIPLNRYPTISRLAANAMALDAFAQAEPSKQPDAES; encoded by the coding sequence ATGAAGCTCTACAGCTACTTCCGAAGCTCCGCATCGTATCGCGTTCGCATTGCCCTGGCCCTGAAGGGACTGCCGTATGAATACGCGGCAGTCCACTTGCTGAAAGGAGGCGGACAGCAGCTCGCCAGCGTATATCGTGAGCTCAATCCAGACGGGTTGGTCCCGACGCTCGAAGATGGGTCGCAGACTCTCACCCAATCTCTTGCCATCATCGAATATCTCGACGAGGTGTATCCGGACCCGCCGCTACTCCCTTCTACTCCAGCGGATCGTGCATACGCTCGTTCAGTAGCGCTGCAAGTTACCTGCGAAATACACCCGGTGAACAACCTGCGCGTGATTCAGTACATGAAAAAGCGCCTGAGTATCTCCGACGAGCAAAAATCCGAGTGGTATCAGCACTGGATTGACGTTGGCTTCAGTTCGCTCGAACAGAGACTCAGTTCCGAGCGTCGCGTCGGAGACTTTGTGTTCGGCAGCACGCCAACTATCGCCGACCTGTGTCTTGTCCCGCAGGTTTGGAACGCACGCAGGTTTGAAATTCCTTTGAATCGTTACCCAACCATATCGCGGCTCGCCGCAAACGCGATGGCTTTAGATGCATTTGCACAGGCAGAACCTTCGAAGCAACCGGACGCCGAATCGTAA
- a CDS encoding phasin family protein — protein sequence MTTFVPEQTISATKASVDTVFGLATKALHGFGMLLELNTQTVKATLAEVQGLAVRPVSGKGPQATFAVDTTQLQTGVQNAQTYWKHVTEIVSGTQVEFEEAAKLVLKQSSIGPKAWFDNMSKTALPGGDAIAAFWKSSFGAASQAADAAYEATTKATKKAVGTAVGQA from the coding sequence ATGACCACGTTCGTACCGGAACAAACGATTAGCGCCACGAAAGCAAGCGTCGACACAGTCTTCGGTCTTGCGACTAAAGCTCTCCACGGGTTCGGAATGCTGCTTGAGCTCAATACGCAGACGGTTAAAGCAACGCTCGCCGAAGTGCAGGGACTCGCTGTTCGACCCGTCAGCGGGAAAGGTCCGCAAGCAACCTTCGCAGTTGACACGACCCAACTTCAGACGGGCGTTCAAAATGCCCAGACCTACTGGAAGCACGTAACTGAAATTGTCTCAGGCACACAGGTCGAGTTCGAGGAGGCGGCAAAACTGGTGCTCAAGCAATCTTCCATCGGACCGAAAGCTTGGTTCGACAATATGTCGAAGACTGCGCTCCCGGGCGGAGACGCTATCGCCGCCTTCTGGAAGTCGAGCTTCGGCGCGGCTAGTCAGGCCGCTGACGCTGCGTATGAGGCAACCACCAAGGCGACCAAGAAGGCCGTCGGAACTGCTGTTGGCCAAGCGTAG
- a CDS encoding nitrilase-related carbon-nitrogen hydrolase encodes MEQVLQAAVVQTGSAMFDVERTLAKVEQNVAAAAKHDSQLVVFPEAFVSAYPKGLTFGASVGARTSEGREDSATR; translated from the coding sequence ATGGAGCAGGTTTTGCAAGCAGCAGTTGTGCAAACGGGATCGGCCATGTTCGATGTCGAGCGTACTCTGGCCAAGGTGGAACAGAACGTAGCCGCGGCGGCGAAACACGATTCGCAATTGGTTGTCTTCCCTGAAGCTTTTGTATCCGCTTACCCTAAGGGACTTACCTTCGGCGCTTCCGTTGGCGCCAGAACCTCTGAAGGTAGGGAGGACTCAGCCACGCGCTGA
- a CDS encoding lipocalin-like domain-containing protein, producing the protein MKGHITALLIGPALWAYTLFGVQVAFAQTTADLVGTWKLVSLTVLKSGSAVEILGERPEGQLVFGADGHYTLVALRANLPRLASGDRFSATGDENRQIVQGSIAHFGTYKVDPAARTIEFHIRKGTFPNWDGETQARPFAIEGDRLTYVTPGSFGYGASTVVWQRERNK; encoded by the coding sequence ATGAAAGGTCACATCACTGCCTTGCTCATCGGCCCTGCGTTATGGGCTTACACACTATTCGGCGTTCAAGTGGCCTTCGCCCAAACGACGGCCGACCTGGTTGGCACCTGGAAGCTTGTCTCACTCACGGTTTTGAAAAGCGGAAGCGCGGTGGAAATTCTGGGAGAGCGCCCGGAAGGTCAACTCGTCTTTGGCGCCGATGGGCACTACACCCTGGTCGCTCTTCGTGCGAACTTGCCGCGGCTTGCGTCGGGGGATCGTTTTTCAGCGACTGGGGACGAAAACAGACAGATTGTGCAGGGAAGCATCGCGCATTTCGGGACATACAAAGTCGATCCCGCTGCACGTACGATCGAATTTCATATTCGGAAGGGGACGTTTCCGAACTGGGATGGCGAAACACAGGCGAGACCATTTGCCATTGAGGGCGACCGGTTGACCTACGTCACGCCGGGTAGCTTCGGATATGGCGCGTCAACAGTGGTCTGGCAGCGGGAACGTAATAAGTAG